The proteins below come from a single Cannabis sativa cultivar Pink pepper isolate KNU-18-1 chromosome 3, ASM2916894v1, whole genome shotgun sequence genomic window:
- the LOC115709718 gene encoding TSL-kinase interacting protein 1 isoform X1 — translation MESRVILQSEAHLNSDTIASQEREPGVSSSAPINIVPQQPVKKQTRQWAAWTRQEEENFFTALRQVGKNFEKITCRVQSKNKDQVRHYYYRLVRRMNKLLGPGLYLDAKNSKDTNAAMLRWWSLLEKYSCKASKLHLKPRRFKIFIEALEHQLLKDRKKSVRKRPTNGDHSSPTPNTVINQGRTSGHESRTVKLVLVDSQNIQKVGSGKAPLKRNVNLSINRSNNKGDSTTMKPARQQRRKPGVVSSAAYKKWEKAAIAGVSLVADAAEHLERTSTDKEIEQNQSTSGQNKSSEPVGQVLFSLPNFPQNPFAESNINSSMKLKLQLFPIDDGTRRALEMDKLNPHLELTLSNRKRISSVLERLNRKWGSSKVASGELMLFPFSVQKENIVGHQSWTLDSVASAADVYAMIGSPQVFRLRYGWIPTAEHGFATFQEQAPLPPRSISGEPNVNMEKRDQDMRGTTTMSVPSTTHQSMDLHEDNLVSVNKNHDSAFTSANVVLNEKRYSSAGPRDNLLDSCDPTASDKPWHGKGAGGETSMRQLRDTDDIRLSNGSGLSPGEWADSLTNISVGDLLSGVSQDMNANGIDPPPAESAHCLQQMPFSCDSFDAAIAAHISRQQEKMGCQPTLVSSIWDAEETCDGFLFQKNRVRCHEMESPTGLTTPNACKQTTETNVMESIHLDEELSEVEEPTDDSARGDPMDDRGLDSQLLENPAKDFSELADMYWPESLGPLDLDIPSSKYHSEDLILSDSLSGLNRLIASSLDAFQNCSFFGLDKKESASTVEARESVSFSDFKIGSGL, via the exons ATGGAGTCAAGGGTCATCTTGCAATCCGAGGCACACCTCAATTCAGACACTATTGCATCTCAAGAAAGAGAACCAGGAGTATCCTCTTCTGCACCAATTAACATTGTGCCTCAGCAACCTG TGAAAAAGCAAACACGACAATGGGCTGCGTGGACACGTCAAGAGGAGGAAAATTTCTTTACTGCATTACGACAAGTTGGAAAG aattttgaaaagataactTGTCGTGTCCAAAGTAAAAACAAGGATCag gtCAGACATTATTACTATCGTCTTGTGAGACGAATGAACAAGCTTCTTGGCCCAGGATTGTATCTTGATGCCAAAAACTCTAAAGATACTAATGCTGCAATGCTTCGTTG GTGGTCTTTATTGGAAAAGTATAGCTGCAAGGCATCGAAACTTCACTTGAAACCTAGAAGGTTTAAGATATTCATAGAAGCCTTG GAGCACCAACTGTTAAAGGACCGAAAGAAGAGTGTGAGAAAACGACCTACTAATGGGGATCACAGCTCTCCTACTCCTAACACAGTTATAAATCAGGGTAGAACTTCAGGTCATGAAAGTCGTACTGTTAAATTGGTTCTTGTTGACAGTCAAAACATTCAGAAAGTAGGATCTGGGAAAGCACCGTTGAAGCGCAATGTAAACTTAAGCATTAACCGTAGCAATAATAAAGGGGACTCGACTACCATGAAACCTGCAAGGCAACAACGACGGAAACCAG GTGTTGTATCATCTGCAGCATATAAAAAATGGGAAAAGGCTGCTATTGCTGGGGTCTCTCTGGTTGCTGATGCGGCTGAACACTTAGAGCGGACATCAACTGACAAAGAGATTGAGCAAAATCAAAGTACCTCAG GCCAAAATAAGAGTTCTGAACCTGTTGGACAAGTATTGTTCTCTTTGCCCAATTTTCCTCAAAATCCTTTTGCTGAGAGCAATATAAATTCTTCTATGAAACTTAAGCTCCAATTATTCCCAATTGATGATGGTACTAGACGAGCCTTGGAAATG GATAAATTGAATCCCCACCTTGAGCTCACTCTTAGTAATCGAAAAAGAATATCATCAGTTTTGGAACGTCTGAATCGTAAATGGGGCAGTTCAAAGGTTGCCTCCGGAGAGCTAATGCTTTTCCCTTTCAGTGTTCAAAAAGAAAACATAGTTGGTCATCAGAGCTGGACTCTAGACTCAGTTGCTAGTGCAGCCGATGTATATGCGATGATTGGAAGTCCTCAAGTTTTTCGATTAAG GTATGGTTGGATTCCCACTGCCGAACATGGGTTTGCCACATTTCAGGAGCAAGCACCATTGCCACCTCGTTCCATTTCAGGAGAGCCTAATGTAAATATGGAAAAGAGGGACCAGGATATGCGGGGTACAACAACCATGTCCGTTCCATCAACCACTCATCAATCCATGGATCTTCATGAGGATAATCTAGTTTCGGTGAACAAAAACCATGATTCTGCTTTTACTTCAGCTAATGTGGTGCTGAATGAGAAGCGGTATAGCTCTGCAGGTCCAAGAGATAACCTTCTGGACTCCTGTGATCCTACTGCAAGTGATAAACCATGGCATGGAAAGGGTGCTGGTGGTGAGACTAGCATGAGGCAATTGAGAGATACG GATGACATAAGGTTAAGCAATGGTAGTGGTCTATCTCCTGGCGAATGGGCTGATAGCCTAACCAACATAAGTGTTGGAGATCTACTTTCAGGAGTGTCTCAAGATATGAATGCTAACGGCATTGATCCACCACCTGCTGAAAGTGCTCACTGCCTTCAGCAGATGCCATTCAGCTGTGACTCATTTGATGCTGCTATTGCCGCTCATATATCTAGGCAGCAAGAAAAAATGGGATGTCAGCCTACTTTGGTGTCTTCAATTTGGGATGCTGAAGAAACTTGTGATGGCTTCTTATTTCAAAAAAACCGAGTCCGGTGTCATGAGATGGAAAGTCCAACTGGTCTCACTACGCCAAATGCTTGCAAACAAACTACTGAGACAAATGTAATGGAATCTATCCATTTGGATGAG GAGTTATCTGAAGTGGAGGAACCAACTGATGATTCTGCTCGAGGAGATCCTATGGATGACCGTGGTCTTGACTCACAACTCTTAGAGAATCCAGCTAAAGATTTCAGCGAGCTTGCAGATATGTATTGG CCCGAGTCCTTAGGACCATTAGATTTGGATATACCATCTTCCAAGTACCACTCTGAAGATCTTATTCTAAGCGATAGCCTTAGCGGATTGAACCGTCTGATAGCCAGCAGTTTAGATGCATTTCAAAATTGTTCATTTTTTGGGTTGGACAAGAAAGAATCAGCATCAACAGTTGAAGCTCGAGAGTCTGTCtccttttcagattttaaaattgGCAGCGGTCTTTGA
- the LOC115709718 gene encoding TSL-kinase interacting protein 1 isoform X2, whose translation MESRVILQSEAHLNSDTIASQEREPGVSSSAPINIVPQQPVKKQTRQWAAWTRQEEENFFTALRQVGKNFEKITCRVQSKNKDQVRHYYYRLVRRMNKLLGPGLYLDAKNSKDTNAAMLRWWSLLEKYSCKASKLHLKPRRFKIFIEALEHQLLKDRKKSVRKRPTNGDHSSPTPNTVINQGRTSGHESRTVKLVLVDSQNIQKVGSGKAPLKRNVNLSINRSNNKGDSTTMKPARQQRRKPAYKKWEKAAIAGVSLVADAAEHLERTSTDKEIEQNQSTSGQNKSSEPVGQVLFSLPNFPQNPFAESNINSSMKLKLQLFPIDDGTRRALEMDKLNPHLELTLSNRKRISSVLERLNRKWGSSKVASGELMLFPFSVQKENIVGHQSWTLDSVASAADVYAMIGSPQVFRLRYGWIPTAEHGFATFQEQAPLPPRSISGEPNVNMEKRDQDMRGTTTMSVPSTTHQSMDLHEDNLVSVNKNHDSAFTSANVVLNEKRYSSAGPRDNLLDSCDPTASDKPWHGKGAGGETSMRQLRDTDDIRLSNGSGLSPGEWADSLTNISVGDLLSGVSQDMNANGIDPPPAESAHCLQQMPFSCDSFDAAIAAHISRQQEKMGCQPTLVSSIWDAEETCDGFLFQKNRVRCHEMESPTGLTTPNACKQTTETNVMESIHLDEELSEVEEPTDDSARGDPMDDRGLDSQLLENPAKDFSELADMYWPESLGPLDLDIPSSKYHSEDLILSDSLSGLNRLIASSLDAFQNCSFFGLDKKESASTVEARESVSFSDFKIGSGL comes from the exons ATGGAGTCAAGGGTCATCTTGCAATCCGAGGCACACCTCAATTCAGACACTATTGCATCTCAAGAAAGAGAACCAGGAGTATCCTCTTCTGCACCAATTAACATTGTGCCTCAGCAACCTG TGAAAAAGCAAACACGACAATGGGCTGCGTGGACACGTCAAGAGGAGGAAAATTTCTTTACTGCATTACGACAAGTTGGAAAG aattttgaaaagataactTGTCGTGTCCAAAGTAAAAACAAGGATCag gtCAGACATTATTACTATCGTCTTGTGAGACGAATGAACAAGCTTCTTGGCCCAGGATTGTATCTTGATGCCAAAAACTCTAAAGATACTAATGCTGCAATGCTTCGTTG GTGGTCTTTATTGGAAAAGTATAGCTGCAAGGCATCGAAACTTCACTTGAAACCTAGAAGGTTTAAGATATTCATAGAAGCCTTG GAGCACCAACTGTTAAAGGACCGAAAGAAGAGTGTGAGAAAACGACCTACTAATGGGGATCACAGCTCTCCTACTCCTAACACAGTTATAAATCAGGGTAGAACTTCAGGTCATGAAAGTCGTACTGTTAAATTGGTTCTTGTTGACAGTCAAAACATTCAGAAAGTAGGATCTGGGAAAGCACCGTTGAAGCGCAATGTAAACTTAAGCATTAACCGTAGCAATAATAAAGGGGACTCGACTACCATGAAACCTGCAAGGCAACAACGACGGAAACCAG CATATAAAAAATGGGAAAAGGCTGCTATTGCTGGGGTCTCTCTGGTTGCTGATGCGGCTGAACACTTAGAGCGGACATCAACTGACAAAGAGATTGAGCAAAATCAAAGTACCTCAG GCCAAAATAAGAGTTCTGAACCTGTTGGACAAGTATTGTTCTCTTTGCCCAATTTTCCTCAAAATCCTTTTGCTGAGAGCAATATAAATTCTTCTATGAAACTTAAGCTCCAATTATTCCCAATTGATGATGGTACTAGACGAGCCTTGGAAATG GATAAATTGAATCCCCACCTTGAGCTCACTCTTAGTAATCGAAAAAGAATATCATCAGTTTTGGAACGTCTGAATCGTAAATGGGGCAGTTCAAAGGTTGCCTCCGGAGAGCTAATGCTTTTCCCTTTCAGTGTTCAAAAAGAAAACATAGTTGGTCATCAGAGCTGGACTCTAGACTCAGTTGCTAGTGCAGCCGATGTATATGCGATGATTGGAAGTCCTCAAGTTTTTCGATTAAG GTATGGTTGGATTCCCACTGCCGAACATGGGTTTGCCACATTTCAGGAGCAAGCACCATTGCCACCTCGTTCCATTTCAGGAGAGCCTAATGTAAATATGGAAAAGAGGGACCAGGATATGCGGGGTACAACAACCATGTCCGTTCCATCAACCACTCATCAATCCATGGATCTTCATGAGGATAATCTAGTTTCGGTGAACAAAAACCATGATTCTGCTTTTACTTCAGCTAATGTGGTGCTGAATGAGAAGCGGTATAGCTCTGCAGGTCCAAGAGATAACCTTCTGGACTCCTGTGATCCTACTGCAAGTGATAAACCATGGCATGGAAAGGGTGCTGGTGGTGAGACTAGCATGAGGCAATTGAGAGATACG GATGACATAAGGTTAAGCAATGGTAGTGGTCTATCTCCTGGCGAATGGGCTGATAGCCTAACCAACATAAGTGTTGGAGATCTACTTTCAGGAGTGTCTCAAGATATGAATGCTAACGGCATTGATCCACCACCTGCTGAAAGTGCTCACTGCCTTCAGCAGATGCCATTCAGCTGTGACTCATTTGATGCTGCTATTGCCGCTCATATATCTAGGCAGCAAGAAAAAATGGGATGTCAGCCTACTTTGGTGTCTTCAATTTGGGATGCTGAAGAAACTTGTGATGGCTTCTTATTTCAAAAAAACCGAGTCCGGTGTCATGAGATGGAAAGTCCAACTGGTCTCACTACGCCAAATGCTTGCAAACAAACTACTGAGACAAATGTAATGGAATCTATCCATTTGGATGAG GAGTTATCTGAAGTGGAGGAACCAACTGATGATTCTGCTCGAGGAGATCCTATGGATGACCGTGGTCTTGACTCACAACTCTTAGAGAATCCAGCTAAAGATTTCAGCGAGCTTGCAGATATGTATTGG CCCGAGTCCTTAGGACCATTAGATTTGGATATACCATCTTCCAAGTACCACTCTGAAGATCTTATTCTAAGCGATAGCCTTAGCGGATTGAACCGTCTGATAGCCAGCAGTTTAGATGCATTTCAAAATTGTTCATTTTTTGGGTTGGACAAGAAAGAATCAGCATCAACAGTTGAAGCTCGAGAGTCTGTCtccttttcagattttaaaattgGCAGCGGTCTTTGA